A genome region from Panthera uncia isolate 11264 chromosome A3 unlocalized genomic scaffold, Puncia_PCG_1.0 HiC_scaffold_11, whole genome shotgun sequence includes the following:
- the GKN1 gene encoding gastrokine-1, producing the protein METNVLEYERLVTRVIHHTTIIEVLVKEAILFAGLLGVFLTPALAFTKCGLKSPSISCKFQDINIGGASNSGTSGQQSVSVNNEHNVANIDNNNGWDSWNALWDYNTNFAAIRLFKKKVCIVHRMNKDVMPSLHTLDAMVKEKKLQGKGPGGPPPTSLIYSINPERVSDLEKLGKPIAGMCRGIPTYTADEIEGASLFFYSKACLRADILWILRISLCGELEV; encoded by the exons ATGGAGACGAATGTGCTGGAGTATGAGAGACTGGTGACCAGAGTGATTCATCACACAACTATTATAGAAGTTCTGGTGAAGGAAGCT ATTCTCTTTGCCGGACTTCTTGGAGTCTTCCTGACCCCAGCCCTTGCTTTCACT AAATGTGGTCTTAAATCACCGTCAATTTCTTGTAAATTTCAGGATATCAACATTGGCGGTGCCAGCAACAGTGGTACAAGTGGGCAGCAGTCAGTGAGTGTCAACAATGAACATAATGTGGCCAATATTGACAATAACAATGGATGGGACTCCTGGAACGCCCTCTGGGATTACAATACT AACTTTGCCGCGATCAGactctttaaaaagaaggtaTGCATTGTGCACAGAATGAACAAGGATGTCATGCCCTCTCTTCATACTCTTGATGCAATGGTCAAGGAAAAGaag CTTCAGGGTAAAGGACCAGGGGGACCACCTCCCACGAGTCTGATATACTCAATCAACCCTGAGAGAGTCAGTGATCTGGAAAAGTTAGGAAAACCCATCGCTGGCATGTGCAGAGGGATTCCAACATACACAGCTGATGAGATTGAAG gggcAAGCCTGTTCTTTTACTCAAAAGCATGCCTCCGTGCTGATATACTCTGGATTCTGAGAATTTCCTTATGTGGAGAATTGgaggtgtaa